Proteins encoded by one window of Polyodon spathula isolate WHYD16114869_AA chromosome 16, ASM1765450v1, whole genome shotgun sequence:
- the LOC121329006 gene encoding histone H1.10-like: MSAEVQKSAPAEEAPAAPEKKSRALAGKKPKTKPTSSASSPAKKKKSSKKKTQPGKYSILVVEALRKLGERSSSLAKIYNEAKKTPWFDQQNGRTYLKYSIKALVQNDSLIQVKGTGANGSFRLNKKKLDALDKKRSASKTAPPAKKQPATAAKKQQPAEKKAKAKTPPLKKDKKPKAGPAAVKKKPAKAGASSAVTKPKKAKASSGSAAKKVKKNKKAAKPRVPKVPKPKKA, encoded by the coding sequence ATGTCTGCCGAGGTCCAAAAAAGCGCCCCAGCCGAGGAGGCTCCGGCGGCGCCAGAGAAGAAGTCTAGGGCGCTGGCGGGCAAGAAACCCAAGACCAAGCCCACATCGTCCGCTTCTTCTCcggccaagaaaaaaaaatccagcaagaAAAAGACTCAGCCGGGCAAGTACAGCATCCTGGTGGTGGAGGCGCTGAGGAAACTGGGAGAGAGGAGCTCATCCCTGGCGAAGATCTACAACGAAGCCAAAAAGACCCCCTGGTTCGACCAGCAGAACGGGAGGACCTACCTGAAATACTCCATCAAGGCGCTGGTGCAGAACGACTCCCTGATCCAGGTGAAAGGCACCGGGGCGAACGGCTCTTTCAGGCTGAACAAGAAGAAGCTAGATGCGCTGGATAAGAAGCGATCCGCCAGCAAGACCGCCCCTCCTGCCAAGAAGCAGCCAGCAACGGCGGCCAAGAAGCAGCAGCCAGCCGAGAAGAAAGCCAAAGCGAAGACTCCGCCGCTCAAGAAGGACAAGAAGCCCAAAGCCGGCCCGGCTGCAGTGAAGAAGAAGCCGGCCAAAGCTGGAGCCTCGTCCGCCGTCACCAAGCCCAAGAAAGCCAAGGCGAGCAGCGGCAGCGCAGCCAAGAAAGTGAAGAAGAACAAGAAAGCGGCGAAGCCCCGCGTCCCGAAAGTACCCAAGCCCAAGAAAGCGTAA